A genomic region of Streptosporangium lutulentum contains the following coding sequences:
- a CDS encoding segregation and condensation protein A, whose translation MTEQPQTDSDTFRVHLEVFEGPFDLLLGLISKHKLDITEVSLSQVTDEFIAYIRARGPEWDLDQTSHFLLVAATLLDLKAARLLPSGEVDDEEDLALLEARDLLFARLLQYRAYKEVVKVFSGRLADEALRFPRTVPMEAQFANLLPELILGIGPDRLAEIARRAFAPRTPPSVSVAHIYQPLANVRDQAVILVERLRRVRRATFRALTSDCTGTFEVVARFLAVLELYREAAVSFEQVEPLGELHVTWTGSDDGDVAVADDYDESMKREPADD comes from the coding sequence ATGACCGAGCAGCCGCAGACCGACAGTGACACCTTCAGGGTGCATCTGGAGGTCTTCGAGGGGCCTTTCGACCTCCTGCTCGGTCTGATCTCCAAGCACAAGCTGGACATCACCGAGGTCTCGCTCAGCCAGGTGACCGACGAGTTCATCGCCTACATCCGGGCCAGGGGCCCGGAGTGGGACCTGGACCAGACGAGTCACTTCCTGCTCGTCGCGGCGACCCTGCTCGATCTCAAGGCGGCCAGGCTGCTGCCGTCGGGCGAGGTCGACGACGAGGAGGACCTCGCCCTGCTGGAGGCCCGCGACCTGCTGTTCGCCCGACTCCTGCAGTACCGGGCCTACAAGGAGGTCGTGAAGGTCTTCTCCGGCCGGCTGGCCGACGAGGCCCTGCGCTTCCCCAGGACCGTGCCGATGGAGGCCCAGTTCGCCAACCTCCTGCCCGAGCTGATCCTGGGCATCGGCCCCGACCGTCTCGCCGAGATCGCCCGGCGGGCCTTCGCCCCCAGGACCCCGCCGTCGGTTTCGGTGGCCCACATCTACCAACCACTCGCCAATGTCCGCGATCAGGCGGTTATCCTGGTCGAGCGACTGCGACGGGTGCGCAGGGCGACCTTCCGGGCCCTCACCTCCGACTGCACCGGCACTTTCGAGGTCGTCGCGCGTTTCCTGGCCGTCCTTGAGCTCTACCGGGAAGCGGCCGTCTCCTTCGAGCAGGTGGAGCCTCTCGGGGAACTGCACGTGACCTGGACCGGCAGCGACGACGGGGACGTCGCCGTGGCCGACGACTACGACGAGAGCATGAAGAGAGAACCCGCTGATGACTGA
- the scpB gene encoding SMC-Scp complex subunit ScpB, translated as MTDTAPEPDLRAGLEAILLVVDEPVAEVTLAQVLERPTQEISTALRELSAEYTASGRGFDLREVAGGWRFYTRAEYATLVERFVRDGQQTRLTQAALETLAVVAYRQPVSRARVAAIRGVNSDGVMRTLMTRGLVEEAGTEPESQAVLYRTSSYFLERMGLRDLDELPQLAPFLPDDMESLEEQK; from the coding sequence ATGACTGACACGGCACCCGAGCCGGACCTGCGCGCCGGGTTGGAGGCCATCCTGCTGGTGGTCGACGAACCGGTCGCCGAGGTGACCCTCGCCCAGGTGCTGGAACGGCCCACCCAGGAGATCAGCACGGCGCTTCGTGAGCTTTCGGCGGAATACACCGCGTCCGGCCGAGGTTTTGATCTCAGAGAGGTCGCGGGCGGCTGGCGGTTCTACACGCGAGCCGAGTATGCGACGCTCGTAGAGCGGTTCGTCCGCGACGGCCAGCAGACGCGGCTCACCCAGGCCGCCCTGGAGACCCTGGCCGTGGTCGCCTACCGGCAACCGGTCAGCCGGGCTCGGGTGGCGGCCATCCGAGGTGTCAACAGCGACGGTGTCATGCGCACGCTGATGACCAGGGGGCTGGTCGAAGAGGCCGGCACCGAACCGGAGAGCCAAGCCGTGCTCTACCGGACAAGTTCGTATTTTCTCGAGCGGATGGGCCTGCGGGATCTCGATGAGCTTCCCCAGCTGGCACCGTTCCTGCCCGACGACATGGAATCCCTAGAGGAGCAGAAGTAG
- a CDS encoding site-specific tyrosine recombinase XerD, which yields MSETEAVLSSYLAHLAVERGLAANTLASYRRDLLRYVEHLKNRGHVTFAEVVETDVTAFLSALREGDEEHQALVASSAARAVSAVRGLHRFALREGVCHHDPAHEVHPPRQLKRPPKAISVDDVERLIAASGPDGAPLTLRNRALLELLYGTGARISEAVGLAVDDVDLGTEIQRVRLRGKDGRARLVPLGRFAREALGAYLTRARPRIASRGRGTSGLFLNARGGRLTRQGAWEVLQAAAERGGLNGVSPHMLRHSFATHLLDGGADVRVVQELLGHASVTTTQVYTLVTVDKLREVYAAAQQRTRH from the coding sequence CTGAGCGAGACGGAGGCCGTCCTCTCCAGCTACCTCGCCCATCTGGCGGTGGAGCGGGGCCTGGCCGCCAACACCTTGGCCTCCTATCGCCGTGACCTCCTGCGGTACGTGGAGCATCTGAAGAACCGTGGCCACGTCACCTTCGCCGAGGTCGTCGAGACCGACGTCACGGCCTTCCTGTCCGCGCTCAGGGAAGGCGACGAGGAGCACCAGGCCCTCGTCGCCAGCTCGGCGGCGCGGGCCGTCTCCGCGGTCCGCGGCCTGCACCGTTTCGCGTTGCGCGAAGGCGTCTGCCATCACGATCCGGCCCACGAGGTGCATCCGCCGCGCCAGCTCAAACGACCGCCGAAGGCGATCAGCGTCGACGACGTGGAGCGTCTGATCGCCGCCTCGGGGCCGGACGGCGCCCCGCTCACGCTGCGCAACCGGGCGCTGCTGGAGCTCCTGTACGGCACGGGCGCCCGCATCTCCGAGGCGGTGGGCCTCGCCGTGGACGACGTCGACCTGGGGACGGAGATCCAGCGGGTGCGCCTGCGCGGCAAGGACGGGCGCGCGCGGCTGGTGCCCCTGGGCCGCTTCGCCAGGGAGGCCCTGGGCGCCTACCTCACCCGGGCGCGCCCTCGGATCGCCTCTCGCGGCCGGGGCACCTCCGGGCTGTTCCTCAACGCCAGAGGGGGAAGACTCACCCGCCAGGGCGCCTGGGAGGTCCTCCAGGCCGCCGCCGAGCGCGGGGGGCTGAACGGGGTCTCGCCCCACATGTTGCGACATTCATTCGCAACACACCTCCTGGACGGGGGTGCGGACGTTAGGGTGGTTCAGGAACTACTCGGCCATGCTTCGGTGACTACCACTCAGGTTTACACCTTGGTCACGGTCGACAAGCTTCGTGAGGTCTATGCCGCCGCGCAGCAGCGCACACGGCATTGA
- a CDS encoding ParA family protein: MTVTTDGSVRGTTPGNPENPWGDTKTAGTPRSGGVLGPTGRPRPVFPDPPPRTVHGPARVVAMVNQKGGVGKTTTTINLGAALAEAGLRVLLVDFDPQGALSVGLGINPLQLDLTVYNLLMERQITARDVLLETGVERMDLLPSNIDLSAAEVQLVTEVAREQVLGRVIKPLLPEYDVCLIDCQPSLGLLTINALACAHGVMVPLECEFFALRGVALLMDTIIKVQERINDELVIEGLLATMYDARTLHGREVLARVVEAFDEKVYHTVINRTVRFPDATVAGEPITSFDSSSLGASAYRELAREVLARWDAL, translated from the coding sequence GTGACTGTGACCACCGACGGTTCTGTCCGGGGAACGACCCCCGGAAACCCCGAGAATCCCTGGGGTGACACCAAAACCGCCGGGACTCCTCGCAGTGGGGGAGTTCTCGGCCCGACAGGGCGTCCTCGCCCGGTGTTCCCCGACCCACCCCCTCGTACGGTGCACGGGCCGGCCCGGGTCGTCGCGATGGTCAACCAGAAGGGTGGCGTCGGCAAGACGACCACCACCATCAACCTGGGCGCGGCGCTGGCCGAGGCGGGGCTGAGGGTGCTGCTGGTCGACTTCGATCCGCAGGGCGCGCTCTCCGTGGGTCTCGGGATCAACCCGCTCCAGCTCGACCTGACGGTCTACAACCTCCTCATGGAGCGCCAGATCACCGCCAGGGACGTGCTGCTGGAGACCGGCGTCGAGCGGATGGACCTGCTGCCCAGCAACATCGACCTGTCGGCCGCGGAGGTCCAGCTCGTCACGGAGGTGGCCCGCGAGCAGGTGCTCGGCCGGGTGATCAAGCCCCTCCTGCCCGAGTACGACGTGTGCCTGATCGACTGCCAGCCGTCCCTCGGCCTGCTCACGATCAACGCGCTGGCCTGCGCGCACGGCGTGATGGTGCCGCTGGAGTGCGAGTTCTTCGCGCTGCGCGGAGTCGCGCTGCTCATGGACACGATCATCAAGGTCCAGGAGCGCATCAACGACGAGCTGGTGATCGAGGGCCTGCTCGCCACCATGTACGACGCGCGTACCCTGCACGGCCGCGAGGTGCTGGCCCGGGTGGTCGAGGCGTTCGACGAGAAGGTCTACCACACGGTGATCAACCGGACGGTTCGCTTCCCCGACGCCACCGTGGCCGGTGAACCCATCACCAGCTTCGACTCCTCCTCCCTCGGCGCCAGCGCCTATCGAGAGCTCGCTCGCGAGGTTCTCGCCAGATGGGACGCGCTGTAG